The genomic region CTCCGGACAAACtgaaaaatacaatggaaactatagggAAAGGTCCGGTAGTCGTGTGTAGAGATCCACGGATCAATGCGAAACCAACACTTCAAAAGAAACACACAataacacaagacaacaaacactaatcacatacatattcaaataGTGTTATCAATAATCAAACATTTACACTGTATACTAAATTGTTAAAACAGTATGTAGCTTGGTTGTATTTGGATAATCAATTGCATGCTGGTGGAGAAAACAACACCGATATGattgaatatataacaaatagACCGTTATTCAATACACATCATAACATATCACCACTGTTTGTAGAATTTCACacatgatattaaatatgatgCACAAACATTTGGAGTAAAGGggtatttttttctgctttcGATTGCCATATTTGAACtttctatatattttcataaataattttgaagtcatttaatgtttttataggACCGTTTCCAAGCAAAACAAACGTTactcaaaattaagaaatggaACAAGAAATAGTTTGCAGTAATACACTTGGTTCATGTTTTATCTTAGATATCATGTAAGCGTCTGTTCATTTGGGGCATTTTCCTATAGATGGATAACCTTGATATGCTAAAAATAACGAGTTATAtttactgaaaacaatattaaaagtaaaactaCAAGGTACAAGCCCAATTGTCGAACATTAAAAAATTAACTCTGTTTACAGGCACAAGGTAAGGGCCCACACGACATTGAACTAGATATACAAATGcataacaccacatacacaaatacaaaaaacccagaccacacacgcatcaaaataccTTTATCATAAATGATTGTTTCTTGTTTCTATATAATACGAAACCCATAATATTAAATTGGATTCCTTATTGAAAGAATGATCGTTTAAATGTCAGTCCACACAAATATACAgaagtaattattttatgtgaACATATTTATGTCGACGCAGTTACCTTCAATGATATGTCTTAAAACAATTAACTTACATCCAAAGATTTGTATTTCACACACAGCAAAGTGTCGTTTTGCAGCCATTTGccgtattttgaaatattgccCTTGTGACGTCAAGAAAATGCCAGCCATTGGTCGAAAGTCGGTTGAATTATCAAAAACCTCTTCGAAAAGACTTGTTGAATTGTTCGATACTTCAATTTTAAATCCAGAATCTAGGAAACCATCTGAGATTGAAGGTGTAGGAAGTGTAACATATTAGTTAATCCATCgcataattttgaaacaaactgTTTCCAAAggtaacattaaaattattaaaacttttttttcatacGATTAATATTAATCTTACCCCAAATTAACACAATCACTGGTTTTACCTTATCACCGCTACTCGGGAAAACTGTTTCAAATTAAGAGCGATTATCCGCAGTGTTGTCATACAATAGTTCTGATAGAAATGCGCACATATTTCGGTTTACAATAAATTGTTAATGTCAGTAATTTCCTGCAAGTTTTAAGCTTTGGGCATCTTAGTTTTACTACTACTAATGATTTGTAAAACTTGCATTAAAGTTACGAAAACATTTTGTCCAAAAGTTGTTTTTCGGCAATTTGAAGGAGTGCCTTTAAGTCATAATGCTTTTAAAGGAAACACACCAATATTCTCCTTATTCAGACATGCACTAACATATACCTGTTTGATATCCAGTGATCACAATCAAGTTCAAGTCAACATGTTGCATCAGATCTACTTGTATCCATTTTGGTGTGATATCATTGCCGTGCATTCCAGAACAGTTGTGTATATGCGTATTGTCTGTGTTTCCATCAACTGCTCCTGTTGATGAAAACGTACTCCGTATGCTGTTCGGGCTTAGAGTTAACCTTTTCCCAAACGCTATGTTCCTTcctaatatacaaatatacatttacaaacaatagCAAACAACATACGTTCACATATGTAAAATTGTCAATCGACTTATAAGTTGgattcatatatacatttagCTAACTTCGCGTATACAATATAATGCATGATATTGTGCTAACTACCTGCGCTAATTTTAATATCACAGAGAACTAGCTGTGTATATCTGTTGACCATCTCAATCCTGACTGAGTTCCCAATCAAAGTCTTGACACATTGCACAACCATGGTTCGATTCGTGATTTTGCTACCGTCGTGCTGGTAACACAGGGAACGACTAGTGTTCGGCGGTATATAGTTTCGTTCCTTATCTTCGTAACCCCATGATGTCAGGTTTTCTATGTAGATTTTATATCCGTTAAAGTCCGctgaataatacaaatacactTTATCcgtaaaacaatattattacataCGGGACCGACCACTGTTAGATTCATTCGGAACATGTCCTAAAACAACAAGAGCTCTTCGCGGGTAATTACCCTAGTTGAACAGCGCAATTCATGGCTGGGTAAACATCGCCCGTCCTTTGCGTTCATTATCGATcttcaatgaaaacaaattacgCAGAAAGAGGTTCATGACCAATGATGAAAGTATGAACCAGGAGGAAGaaaattagttaaaaaatgTCAGAACTCCCTGCAATGTATAGCGTGTGTGattgaatgcattgttttgaaattgtaacAGGGTAAGACACCATTATGTCGTGTGTGTTtggtttttttaatttctttctaTTTGCTTTTTCAACCCATGTAACAGTGGCTCTGATTCCTGCGTCGGAATAACAAATCCGGAGCACTCTTGCTCGGATATGTACTACGGTTGGTAGTCATGAAAAAATATGCCCGTTCTCGTTCCGGTATACGTGTTGAAAGTTTATTTTCCAACCTTTCGTTGCTTACAAGTCGTGATAAAAGATACAAACGGACTTAAGTCACTTTAATCGGCATATAATCCTGATCCAGCCCTTAAGGTTATGTGGACGAATAAAGTACTCAATCAAGATGAGAAAATGTTTGGTGGGGGGGGTATGGGTTAGATTTAGAGAGACAACATATAACTGTTTGTAGTTGTGTTTATGGTTTTTAAACAGGGCACTGTTCATTGAACCTTTTAAATGCCCCTCGTAttcagaaattaaaataattgcgttTAAGTTAATAGAAAATCATACAGTTCTACCAATTAATAACACATTTAGGCCACTACGGTATATATATACGTAAATAACTTAATAGGCTGTGACAGTAACTAGCTTTAAAAAATACCTCTGAGAGTTTCATTGTCTGATAACAACAGTTGGAAATCATAAAATCGTGTTGTGTTGACGAAGTAAATGCTCCAGAAGGGATTAATATGTCTATGACTTCCAGCAGATGCGATGTTTGTTGAGCAACAGGTTGAATAGTCTCCATCTTGGGCAAGATCTGGATACTTGGGTGGAAAATTATTATCTAAGTGCCGTGACCCGTATGCCCTCTTATTGTCCGtgtcaaaaaaatcaaatgcaaTGTCATCTGAAATGTACACATAGATATAGTAATTGATTAGTTTTAATTGTAAGTTACAGTGAAAAATACAGCTTGttttttccattgtataattgtatgatTATAGTGCCAAAAGAACCCGTTAAACGtccttgtacatgtatatgaaaatatcCAAATAAAGTAGCAACTTCATGTACTAATGATGATGCAGAAGACGATTATTCTGCTAGCGCTGATACTGCATTTTCAGCGTATGTCTTACAGTACTGGCATGCTGGTCCAAACCAGGGTACTTCACACTCGTCACACTCCCCTGTTACGTCATCACACCTCTGGTTTCCAACGCAGTGACAAAGGTGTTCACAGTTTGGCCCGAAACGATGAAAACCATTACTGTCGACATTGCAGGCTGAACTCACTGaaaataatacatgaacaaCCTTCAAAAATCTTATAAATTAATACTGTGTATTCAACAATTACTTGATAAGTAAATATATCCGCATGACCgatttataaagataaatatgtgtacaatacttatgtgagaaactacagaaacaaactcagtagcccaaagtttaaacataaaccccgtttaatggcacaggatTAAGacaaaagacatagaacacaaaaacaaaaaatcacaaaccagaaacgtggaacaaaacttcacaaacaactcagtacatatatactatataaagaaaccaggggtgtttatcaaggattgttaggtaccgccttggaacggtcagtaaaatgtatatgtacaaaTCGAGAAACAAATACATCCCTGTCGAAGTATATTTGTTTGGTACAAGGACCTTTTGTTCATACTGGCCTTTCAGCGCGCATTAACTGCACAATGGCTTGATAACTATGGCTCGAATACGCCTTATGGTTTGGtacgatatatttaaataccaaAAGACACATGCGTTAAAATTCACTGCAAATCCCAgaaacatttcagtaatacCCTATTTTGAATCTTAACTAAGTCTCACACTGAAAGTGTGGTCCTATAATAAACCTTACATCATTAAATGCCCACAAGGAATATACATCTGTAAAAGGAATACAACCTATACGTGACATTCTTGCACATTAACATTTAGGATTGATGCAGTTATTTGCTATCATAAATACAAAGGTTGCCTGGAAATACAAGGAGTTAACACTCTGGTGTAGATATAAGATACCTTTCTGTAACCATCGACTTTGTTTAAGTTTCATGTACAAATGTTTTTAGAACAAgctataaataaacatatatttattcaagCAAATATGCATTCGGCATCCTCGTGGCCTCGGTTTACAgattataaataacaatattactTGTGAAAAGGCATCACAAAATAGAAATAGTCAATTACTATGGCGAGtagaattgttttgaaatgacatCACCAAAATGACTTCACAATGCTTTTCACACGAAATCCCAACCAACGTGGTTATAATTGATAATTGTCTCGTGAtcaccaaaagttatattttctcGTGCGCCGCCACACGGGAAAGTATTGCTTCTGAGATCACTCGGTGAAATACATCTCTTACACCgaaattgaacaactttgtccaTCAATTATGGTAGCGTGAATCCAGCAGTAGACATCCTGGCAGCGTGTAAATGGCAGCGTGGCACTCTGGCAGCGTAAAGTTAATAGCCTGGCAGTGTGAAGTTGGCAGCATGGCTGTCtggcagcgtgaagttagcagtcCGAAAGCGTGATGATAGCAACCtggcagcgtgaagttagcagcctggcAGCGTGAAGTAAGCAGCCTGGCAGCGTTAATATATCAGCCTAGCAACCtagcgtgaagttagcagcttGAGAGCCTGGCAAAGTGAATTATTCAAATCGTAAGCCTTTAAACGAAACGGATGCATATAGAACAGACAACTAATcagtttatatttatactttatcaaacatttgctaaacatatattttgacacaACATTTAAGTCTTTAAAGCATCGATTAGCAAGGAAAATACCCGAACAACTTAGAGAAAAAAAGGCCAGCATATcggtaaatgttatttttaaaacatttatctttcaatTAGTTAAAGGTATGAACacacataaaatatatcagttttttttatttactatgaTCAGAAGCCAACATAACGTGGATTATCAGATATCATTCctctaataaatatttttcactcCATGTTCAGGTTTTTATGCTACTCTATATAAATAGTAAAAAGTTGTCTCCAAACCTATGCAGAGTACACATTTTATATATCAACTCTGTTCAAGCtactatgatcagcttgataatttcttcaatatgtatcatttcctggattcaaaaacaaaatttaaaaggaatttaccgtcaaataacaattttatttaaatttgaattaaccTACCCCTATTTCAGAATTTTGGATAAAAACGACATCACCAGAGAcaagaaaaatcatttatttcatttgtttttcaacattttggtaataatttggaatcagagtaacaagaaatatatatgctttcagaaataatacattattgataacatcacaaacaaatagaatcatactgtactgaaatagccatatggtatttcaattttaacatagtgtttattaataattatctttcATCTTTGTggaacattatgccaaaaaatcaaaatgttttaccatctcattttaaaaaagatagagTTTGTAATTCCCAACCACTCATTTCAGCCGTGCCTGCaagttataaaatcttcaaagaagctaatatttatgtgtagaaatgtatttaaatactttttaatgaaaatacaatattaaccTCTGTAAGAAATGTTagctaataaaaacaaagaagaaacaaAATTGTGCTTCTTGCTGGATTCAAATCACTAccttgaaaccctcaaaagatttgtagtcctgtgcttaacaatataggctaaagcattaaaattgaagagttttaaGCGGAGGTTTTTAGGGGTGTGTTACCTTAAGTCTGTGTATTACAGCATTCGTGGTGTTTAATGACAATATGAATGTTTCACGCTGTCAGGCTGTCATTTTGTAAGGCTGCTACTTCACGCTCTCACGCTGCCAGGTTGCCAGGTTGCCAGGCTTCTCATCTCACGTTGCCTGGCTGCTAGGCTGCTAACGTCACACTGCCACGCTGTCAGGCTGCTAACATCACGTGGTCAAATTGTCTGACTGATTGACAGTTAAATTCACGCTGACAGGATACCAAGCTGTCAGGATCCTATCTTCTTGCTACCAGGTTGCCAGACTGCAAGGCTGCAAACTTTTCAGCCATTAAATATCATCTATATACTTTGTTTGTTATATGAGTATCACATTCTTGAAGAGCGATCTTAAAGAAGCACACACTGCATGTGAATCATGCAAAAATATCGCTTAAACTTAGACAAGTCATTGACTGTAAAGAGCAGCACTCGACATAATGCTAGCACGGaaatatagaggatatttgttgttttagtgtacgatcgtattttatttcaagagtgtcatagaaaacacttttttcacgagtggcgatgccacgagtgaaaatattgtttttctatgatcacgagtataattgtatgtttcttttatgcttatttcggatgtttattgaaaatatagtttttctatgatcacgagtataattgtatgtttcttttatgcttatttcggatgtttatttgtaatttttctACTTACCTACTTTTTGGAAAGAGTGTTTTCTACGCCGCTACCCATGGGATGCCCCTCACACAAAATTATAGCTAAAGACATAGCTgtcaatttcatatttccggTTCGTGGAGAAAAGGTTCTGTGATGTAGTTTAATATTCACTCTCtttttagtgcaaacattttatgaacttttattaatgcatctATGTTTCAAATCATAATAGTAAATCGTGcaaacaatttttcattaaacaagGTATAATTACttgaccaaattactacgccgcaatttattaaatgcattttttatagatCGAACGAGTAAGCAAATCATTTGAGGATAACCattgcttaaaacattttttagttTTAGAGTTTGTCACAGGTAAAGAGTGAAGACCACGCTAGGTTGTTGGCAAATCTTGAGGCGTGGGAGGGGTAAAACAATCACCAGTTAATGTGCTAACGGTTATGTGAACATCGTAAttatgttcgagcagttgtGTTCGTCTGTAAtatgtatgttgtgtttgaacgcaaatgttcgaacattaaGCTTCAAAACTAAACGAAACGTTTGAAAAAAGGATTaccattttttcaataaatagttagttgtttatttccaaatatatattttaaacctaTGCtcctttttgtaaaaaataattcattacttggcaacattttctggttcaaaagTGACGTGTTAAGTTTTTATCAAGGGGAAGTCGCTACATCggacttttaaaaatgttcttaaagttgatattttcactccttattttgcagtgaaaatatcaaattaatattttcactgatgttttttcactgataaaactccatatttcatcgaagaGCATGAACGAAAAGCAGGTATTCTATTTCTTATAATTCAATGTTCTGTTCAATAACCCCgattaaacagaaaaaaactacaCTGTGGAAAAGGTTCGAAACACCTTTTATCACAGATGATTGGATTGTTTTAGGATAAACAGaatattcttgtttaaaatactgATGTATAAAATGAAGGAAACTTACTTGAAAggtaaaatttgttaaaatacataacaaaataaataaatccaaCATGTCGGTAATCCCACATTGTGAACGAATGTGAGAATCTGAAATAAGGAAGTTGGTAAATAAGTGCATCTTCGTCTCACGAACGTTGTTATCAAATGTATTCAAACGCAGTTTCTGTCGCCCTATGgttacaatataataatataagcaCTTCACAGTACCACTCTTAAAACATGCTTAAggtttgaaagaaataaaaaaataaagaaaaggggaatcattaaattatgttaaacaagTAGTTCCTTGTTCTATtctgtttaaacatttacatcatTTGTAAGTCTTAGTGATCTTAATTTACTTCTATTATGTTCTATTCTATAGTCATCTTTTTGTGatgttcaatttcaatatttcatcaattgCAAATTACATATTTTAGATGACTGCCTCATTATACAACTGATCGTACATTGTAACTGATATAAGTATGGTGATAAATATTCTAACTGaatcaaaacaacatttgtgcCATTTCTCATTCTGATTCTGAAATGTTTATTCGAAACTTTAAACTTCAGCACATGTTTGTAAGCATCTTATTCGGAAAAACGTATTTTTCTCTATTTATGGTTTGTTCATCTAATTGTTATTATCCTTATAATCATTTGTTCCAATCCTATAAACTTTAAGGTGTTGGATTTAGAATAATACTGCACAGTAAATTCATTTACTCAGCAATTCAAATTGAATAATTGCCTTTAagcattaatttaattttcaaatcttCCAGCTTCAGCTAGTTGGCACAATGACCTCATGGCCTCTGCTGTGGGCGAAGAATGTATAGACCAACGTTCATTTTATTGTTCAACGTTCGTTCTTCGTAACCAGCCTTACTACGAGATGACGTACAGAAACGAGGGTCTGCTAAGTATTCCCAAGTTTGACCAAAATCAAAGTCACAAATGATGCGTTGGATATAGACAATATCACTGCAATTGATGACAGTACTTTTGCGAAAATTCTCGTGGGTGCCAGCACTGTAAGAAGAATTGATTTATCATCAAATCGTCTACAGAATATATCTGCGGCTGCGTTTGAAGGCATTGCGAAGAACATTGTGTATTTAGACATTAGTAACAACAATCTAAGCGCCCTTGCTCGTGACCTTCTAGAATTCAGAAGCTTACAAACATTACTTGCCAATGAAATTACTGAATTATGAATTGTTGAAGATAGTCGGTGGGTCACTAACTCATTTCAGTGTGAATATGTCATTTCTTGTGTTTTGGCCAGTTGAGTTTATTAATTAAGAAATCTTACATACCAAACATTCCATAAGCTGTGCTCGTTGAATAACATGTTTCCACTAGATTTAGAAGGCAATGCTATAATGAATAATACCTTCATATGTACTTCACCGTGCTAGATTTAACGAATGCCGCttgaaaatgtttccaaatatGCTGGTATCATTCCCTGCTCtgaaaaatcttaaaattgctttaaatcaaatcaaagacATCGAGGAATTTTACATACCGATGAATCATTCGTTGGAGTTTATCACATATGACATTGAAcgtaatatgtttattatacttGCTTGCGGCCGGGGCGGACATGATTTGAAACGAAGTGCCGACATTGGATTAGAGTTATTCTTATAATTGTCAACTAAATGCTTGAAAGGAATAAAAACTTGTATAGACTTAACACTCACAGGAAAGAAAAAAGACGACAAAGCTTTCGATTTGGTGAGAAATATATCTTCTGAAATCAACACAGACATCGCAAATCTATTGTAGTCCAAATGGAGGTCCTGCTTCTTATCGACTATTAGGACCTTTGCGCAAACACAGACATGCAAGgaacaaaatgtatattcaGGACCATAAACCGAGGCAAACTCGGGTATTTGGATGCTTcagacaaaataaattattatggcagtgtttttgatgaaaatcctcGCCGTTTTCTCATGTTTCTTCTCGTTGCTTCaggaaaatattatattttttacacatCATTAACTGATTCACATTGTAATGCAGATACATAACTTGCGTTAAATACAACTGCAgattaaattgtgttttctcTTATAGTAACATTATCGAGATATCGCTTGACAAGTCAGgcaaacttatatatatataacagcatccggattaagtttgcaaatccggaatttttgcaaacttattttctttgtttttcaccttatgtttttttattcttgtattttttaaatgtgttcggtaaaattaataaaaaatatttttttgtttcctgaaatttgatttagaattattttttatttttttttttgcattttaagtCAAGTTTTCCAATGCaattcccattggaaaatggccttcccattggaaatggtttttccaattggaaaatcagcccaacattttttgtttgtaaattctcccatattttcaaaataaatgagtattaaaataacaatcattatcatcaatggttaaaatgttaactagaaaaagtgcgtttataATACTATTTACCATTTTTGTAAAAAGAGTTCCCGTCCACCAatttttccaattggaattATCCCATGATTCAATATGGGAAAAATCAGGAAATTGGAACATTGCCCAATTGGAATCTTCCAATTGGAAACTTTGgcaatgggcttaatccaattggAGCTTCTGGCTATCAATTTTAATGGGAATATTTTTCTGTATACTGTCAAATAAGCCAAATGAGGAAAGACCCATCAACAAATCGTGAATATATCTCCTAGTTGTTACAAACAAGAGACGGCGATGCAATATTTATCAACAAAGGTATCACTCGGTTTAAGAataatacacatataattaaacaGATGTATTAGGGCattgtaattgtttaataaataaccTGTTATTGTTAATGCTAATATTAAcctttatataaatgtgttcttgtctataaaagaatgttttattcAACTTTAAGAATCGATGTATTTAATAGAACAGCAGGGGATCTGGCGAGACATTGGCAAGCTTGGCGTGTTAATTCAAAGAGTGGAAAGATCTGGACTCACATTTATTCTTTGTTATTACGTTTTAATGATCCCTATTTATGTTTCATAtgtgttttgaatgtttattaaaaagaatactTGTTTTATATGTCAAACGTAAGATCTGTGTCGATATTTTGTATGCTATGTTCACAAATTATGTTATACATGACggaaattgtattattatacgTGCGTGTTTGTTGCTTCGAGATTTAttagtaaaataacattatgcCGTGAAAATAGCAATTTGATAGTTTTCACTTACTGTGTCAGATGCACACAGGGCTAGGACACAACGTTACGCTCATCATTTCATTCCTATTTAGGCATTAAACAAAAACGATTCACAGACATCATAGTAGGGTCGGAAACAGTTTCACCCTAACTTTAAGACATGAGAGacagttttttttcagtttttcagAGTGgcatgtaaaatttaaaatcatttttcgtCAGAATTAGTtaacattgaattaaatattgtcaatatgTGGATGCTAATCTTTTTTGTCTAAGGTGAACTAAACAGTTTTACAAAATCTTTTGTTAACACGTTTGCTTTCAAAAAGCCGGGTAAACGGGCTTCAAACTCTTATGTATTTGAATGTACGTAAATGTGAGCAAATACATTGACCAATCCAGATCCATACACTTTTTCCAGTAGGCCCTTTATTTAATCCTTTACTGATTACTAAAATAAGAAAACGCCAcgtacacaaaaacaataatttaaaaaaattaaagctTCTActaatgtttatatttccgCGTTCCGCGTCCGACCTTCGTGAGAGACGAATACTCCTTACAACCCATTGAAAACCCATTGAACACCGAGAACCAAACGATGGTTTGGAGCAGTCAGCAGGAATAATGTTCCAATTTCggtgaaaaataatacaatgaaaaatacaggtaTGGTAGCCAAAACCTACTAACATATATACTATGCTCTGGTTCTGAAAATAGAACCATATCAGCGTAACGTTTGTGATCTATGTTCCGATAAATGGGCGTTCGTTATCACTAGTACGTGCGGATCTTAAATCAAGTAAATGAAATCATTGTCTTACATGTCAACGGCATAATTTAATGTAATCCAATTGGATACAATATGCTCactttatggaaaaaaaattcaatcaaaTTGATAACTAACAGAAAGGTTTATTGATCAAATTGCGACTAGCTTCTATCGTACGAACCATATATCATTAGGCTGCAATATTAGTTGTTGAGAtgtgaaaaatatttccaattgTGTATTCTGCCTTTGAACAAATTGTAtctaaatttaatatttattgccAGTTTTGTATTGTCTTAATCATACTTCCCTTTTTTAAGCACAGACCTTTTTCGCCCCTAACAGAGGCCTTTTCCAGACGAGTAGGTGCGTATTGTACTTTGACAGATGTATTGTTGTATCAAAGACCCATTAGCTGCTGTTGAATATTGAAcgattatacatgtattccatTTAGTGTAAATTGGATATTAAACAAACCTTCTTTCAGAACATATCATGAACACGGATATTACTACATGTACTTAAGCTTAATTTTGTTCGTGATAGATACGACCAATATTGTCTGTCGTCGCTTAAAGTTTTCATCGTATTACATTTACTTTTGACTTTGGTCATAAAAATACCTGCACATATGTGATTACACAAGTTGATGTCGCATCCA from Mya arenaria isolate MELC-2E11 chromosome 3, ASM2691426v1 harbors:
- the LOC128227287 gene encoding uncharacterized protein LOC128227287 gives rise to the protein MWDYRHVGFIYFVMYFNKFYLSMSSACNVDSNGFHRFGPNCEHLCHCVGNQRCDDVTGECDECEVPWFGPACQYYDIAFDFFDTDNKRAYGSRHLDNNFPPKYPDLAQDGDYSTCCSTNIASAGSHRHINPFWSIYFVNTTRFYDFQLLLSDNETLRADFNGYKIYIENLTSWGYEDKERNYIPPNTSRSLCYQHDGSKITNRTMVVQCVKTLIGNSVRIEMVNRYTQLVLCDIKISAGRNIAFGKRLTLSPNSIRSTFSSTGAVDGNTDNTHIHNCSGMHGNDITPKWIQVDLMQHVDLNLIVITGYQTDGFLDSGFKIEVSNNSTSLFEEVFDNSTDFRPMAGIFLTSQGQYFKIRQMAAKRHFAVCEIQIFGFCPENYCGYNCSVPCHCRIPGSMKDRLTGVCTSGCAGRWTGRNGLCNHDCSKTTWGEECKYQCGHCNNGDSCNVSNGHCKACAAGYKPTPKCDDECVDGIYGLYCNKTCSSKCKGTCGKSLGVCPDCFAGFTGDYCDKECVNGTFGPGCRWKCHCFAGEPCDKQSGLCDYGCDPGWFGKSCDRECPGGTYGRMCYNSCSHKCKRGCNKVDGACNGCADGWKGHLCDEKNFTASEITGVAGGSVGVCLFLLGLIFASVLVYRRYKSASKKRDTTNVVQDIEYANAGRASEVPYEMTDKNSDAHMYQALQN